A single Salmo trutta chromosome 14, fSalTru1.1, whole genome shotgun sequence DNA region contains:
- the LOC115147389 gene encoding high choriolytic enzyme 1 has product MAYLLPLSFFLLFLGLTQAHPIQLDEKDEMVFTEDPDDLVDITTRILETNNATTEMLMEGDIMVPRTRTAIRCSWSNKCLWERKKSENLVKVPYTLSSDFDSYSQGKIKQAMNTFHTKTCVRFVQRSNQRDYLSIESRSGCSSWVGKTGGKQLVSLEKRGCVNHGTIQHELLHALGFYHEQNRSDRDKYIRINWEYVERGEEPNFDKEDTNNLDIPYDYSSVMHYNRWSFSTVYRKETITPIPDATVPIGQSLEMSAIDVQRVNKLYRC; this is encoded by the coding sequence ATGGCCtaccttcttcctctctccttcttcctcctcttcctagGACTCACACAGGCCCACCCTATCCAGCTTGATGAGAAAGATGAGATGGTCTTCACAGAAGACCCAGATGATCTGGTGGACATCACCACCAGGATCCTGGAGACCAACAATGCCACCACAGAGATGCTGATGGAAGGAGACATCATGGTCCCAAGGACCAGGACCGCCATCAGGTGCTCGTGGTCCAACAAATGCCTCTGGGAGAGGAAGAAGTCAGAGAACCTCGTCAAGGTTCCTTACACGCTCAGCTCAGATTTTGACTCTTATTCCCAGGGGAAGATCAAGCAAGCCATGAACACCTTCCACACCAAGACCTGCGTGCGCTTCGTCCAACGTAGCAACCAGAGGGACTACCTTAGCATCGAAAGCAGATCCGGCTGTTCTTCATGGGTTGGCAAAACCGGAGGTAAGCAGCTCGTATCCCTCGAAAAAAGAGGGTGTGTTAACCACGGTACCATCCAGCACGAGCTGCTCCACGCTCTGGGTTTCTACCACGAACAGAACAGGAGTGACCGCGACAAGTACATCAGGATCAACTGGGAGTATGTTGAACGCGGGGAGGAGCCCAACTTCGACAAAGAGGACACCAACAACCTGGACATTCCCTATGACTACTCCTCCGTCATGCATTATAATAGATGGTCGTTCAGCACTGTGTATAGGAAGGAGACGATCACTCCTATTCCTGACGCCACTGTGCCCATCGGACAGAGCTTGGAGATGTCTGCGATTGATGTTCAGAGGGTTAACAAGCTCTACAGGTGTTAA